Within the bacterium genome, the region AAAGGGTATAATTAGACTATTTAAGTTGGTAAATGCGAATTCCTTTAAACTTAAAAGTACTGCACCGCCAATAGCAGGAATGGAAAGCAGAAAGGAGAAAGAGAAGGCTGTTTGGGGAACAATTCCGAGGAGAAGGGCAGTACTCACGGTACTTCCCGAACGGGAAACACCCGGAAGGATCGCAATAGCTTGTGCAATACCGATGATAAAGGCAGTTAAAGGTGTAATTTTCTGGGTTTTATATTCTTTTCTGAAAAGGGTGGAAAGCAGGATAGCACTGTTCAGTATAAAAAAGTATGGCAAATATTCAATAGATTCGAAATAGGCTTCAATCTTATCTTTAAGCAAAAAGCCTGCTATACCTGCAGGTATCGAGCCTACAAAGAGCAGGAAAATCGGATGATTCACGAGTTTTTCTCTAACAAAAAGTTTCTTGATATCTTTCCAGAAAAATAGCACTACTGCAAAGAGAGTTGCAAGGTGGACTGTAAGTTCAAGCTCAATGCCGGGTTTTTCTAAACTCAGAATGTTTTGTGCCAACACGAGGTGACCTGAGCTTGAGACTGGCAAGAATTCAGTGATCCCCTGGATTACGCCAATTAGAAATTCTTTCATCAAGGTACCTCCTCAGTTCTTCCAGTTCTTTGAGCGTTTGATCAATGGTTTCCTTAATTTCTTGAACAACTTCTGAAAGGACTTCGGGCATTAATTCCTCTACAGATTCTTCCTCCAGTCTCTTTTTCACTCCTTTCAGAGAGATCCCACTATCAAGGAGTTTCTTTACAAGAAGAGCCTTTTTAAGGTCTGAAGAAGTAAAAAGTTTTCTTCCCCCTCTCTTTTTAGGCCTAAAAATCCTGAGTTTT harbors:
- a CDS encoding MerR family transcriptional regulator, whose protein sequence is MLNKRYYTQKEVAELLGVNPGIISYWEEKLRIFRPKKRGGRKLFTSSDLKKALLVKKLLDSGISLKGVKKRLEEESVEELMPEVLSEVVQEIKETIDQTLKELEELRRYLDERISNWRNPGDH
- a CDS encoding undecaprenyl-diphosphate phosphatase gives rise to the protein MKEFLIGVIQGITEFLPVSSSGHLVLAQNILSLEKPGIELELTVHLATLFAVVLFFWKDIKKLFVREKLVNHPIFLLFVGSIPAGIAGFLLKDKIEAYFESIEYLPYFFILNSAILLSTLFRKEYKTQKITPLTAFIIGIAQAIAILPGVSRSGSTVSTALLLGIVPQTAFSFSFLLSIPAIGGAVLLSLKEFAFTNLNSLIIPFFSAFLTSLGSLFVLRKIVQMRRIYLFGIYTLVLAILILFFLH